A window of Pirellula sp. SH-Sr6A contains these coding sequences:
- a CDS encoding DUF1592 domain-containing protein — translation MPLFDLRNVPHRWLCSAVVLLSPISFFANHLACAQDAAPTPAVAEEDLDTRLNREFSDEIRKLLVAHCGDCHMGDANEAGVNFEDYTSISKIREHASTWEQVRGVVRADAMPPPEDSEMKPEDRKKLVDWIQRALHETDCNCEIKTPPVTLRRLNQVEYDNTVRDLLQLDVLPSKDIGFVSDDVGNGFDNQGEVLTLPPIVMEKYMQSAAYLAKKTIETDREKLRNQRFDGVQLTYSQDHRVPMHLAAGRYNLSIRMRFGDNLPDKCFVLLYINGEKHREWDVSTRGQNFDVDFEALEGNNEVLIAYESDEDPSKKGDGARRLIVDSFRTRGPFQGEPAFPKRHQDIVIAYPEQKDSPEGAEIGFREASRRVFAGFLKRAYRRPPSTGDVEAIVRVCEAAKEAGFTYLESIQYGVQAALVSPNFLFRHEPPVDGVATIDDYALATRLSYFLWSTMPDAELMELADAGKLRDPDVIKGQVKRMLESDRSDALVKGFFAQWLGMRNLPKIDIDKTKYPGWNDRLRASMMRETELFCQYLLRDGKIDDITSADFTFVNPRLAEFYGVSYGDQDPAKMFRGRAGRGGDSRRQGLYDKEDEWIRVQLPEQRLGLLTQAAVLSLTSNPARTSPVKRGKWVLESILGDPPPSAPPNVPTLEEGKHEQGATLRERLEIHRSNPSCAGCHKILDPIGLGLENFDAIGRWREKEDNQPIDAKGELTDGSTFETPRQLVSILNKKQDQILLNLAQRMMTYSLGRGLQREDRCAIDRVMAYTETNNRTVRSLVEAIVLSGSFQQTPTLNPSPNLGASSDVQ, via the coding sequence ATGCCTCTTTTTGATCTCCGGAACGTTCCGCACCGCTGGCTTTGCAGTGCGGTCGTTCTTCTCTCTCCGATCTCCTTCTTTGCCAACCACCTGGCCTGTGCGCAGGATGCTGCGCCCACTCCAGCGGTTGCCGAAGAAGATTTGGACACCCGTCTCAATCGCGAGTTCAGCGACGAGATTCGCAAGCTCCTCGTTGCCCATTGCGGCGATTGCCATATGGGGGACGCCAACGAAGCCGGCGTGAACTTCGAAGACTACACATCGATCAGCAAGATCCGAGAGCACGCGAGCACTTGGGAGCAAGTCCGAGGGGTTGTCAGGGCTGACGCCATGCCACCACCCGAAGACTCGGAAATGAAGCCAGAGGATCGCAAGAAACTAGTTGATTGGATTCAAAGAGCTCTCCACGAGACCGATTGCAACTGCGAGATCAAAACCCCACCGGTCACGCTCCGACGACTGAACCAAGTGGAATACGACAACACGGTTCGGGATTTGCTCCAGCTCGATGTGCTCCCATCGAAGGACATAGGTTTTGTGTCCGACGACGTGGGGAATGGCTTTGACAATCAAGGGGAGGTGCTCACGCTTCCACCGATCGTCATGGAAAAGTACATGCAGTCTGCCGCGTACTTGGCCAAGAAGACGATTGAGACCGACCGGGAGAAGCTCCGCAATCAACGTTTCGACGGCGTTCAGCTTACCTATTCGCAAGACCATCGCGTACCGATGCACTTGGCAGCTGGCCGTTACAACCTCAGTATTCGCATGCGATTTGGGGACAATCTGCCCGACAAGTGCTTTGTCCTCTTGTACATCAACGGCGAAAAGCATCGCGAATGGGATGTCTCCACGCGAGGGCAGAACTTCGATGTCGATTTCGAGGCACTCGAAGGGAACAACGAAGTGCTGATCGCTTACGAGAGCGATGAAGATCCATCCAAAAAAGGGGACGGTGCAAGGCGACTGATCGTCGACTCCTTCCGAACTCGGGGTCCATTTCAAGGCGAGCCCGCGTTCCCTAAGCGACACCAAGATATCGTGATTGCGTATCCCGAACAAAAAGATTCGCCCGAGGGAGCCGAGATCGGATTTCGCGAAGCTTCGCGTCGCGTCTTTGCAGGGTTCTTGAAGCGAGCGTATCGGCGTCCACCTTCCACCGGGGATGTCGAGGCGATTGTGCGAGTCTGTGAGGCGGCCAAGGAGGCGGGCTTCACGTATCTCGAATCGATTCAATACGGAGTGCAGGCCGCGTTGGTGTCCCCGAACTTTCTCTTCCGACACGAACCTCCTGTCGATGGTGTCGCGACCATCGATGACTACGCGTTGGCCACACGGCTTTCGTATTTCCTGTGGTCCACGATGCCAGACGCGGAACTCATGGAGCTCGCGGATGCAGGCAAGCTGCGCGATCCCGATGTCATAAAGGGCCAAGTCAAACGGATGCTCGAGAGCGATCGATCCGACGCGTTGGTCAAGGGATTCTTTGCTCAATGGCTCGGTATGCGGAACTTGCCCAAGATCGACATCGATAAGACCAAGTACCCGGGTTGGAACGACCGGCTCCGCGCATCGATGATGCGGGAAACGGAGCTCTTTTGCCAGTACTTGCTACGCGACGGGAAGATCGACGACATCACCTCGGCCGACTTCACGTTTGTCAATCCGCGGTTGGCAGAGTTCTACGGAGTGTCTTATGGGGACCAAGACCCCGCGAAAATGTTCCGAGGACGAGCAGGACGGGGGGGCGATTCGCGTCGCCAGGGTCTCTATGACAAAGAGGACGAATGGATCCGAGTCCAACTTCCGGAACAGCGACTCGGATTGCTTACCCAAGCCGCAGTTCTTTCGCTGACGTCCAATCCGGCCCGGACCTCCCCTGTCAAACGAGGGAAGTGGGTTTTGGAAAGCATTTTGGGGGATCCACCTCCATCGGCTCCCCCGAACGTCCCAACCTTGGAGGAGGGAAAACACGAGCAAGGGGCGACTCTCCGAGAACGTTTAGAAATTCACCGCAGCAATCCAAGCTGTGCAGGCTGCCACAAAATCTTGGACCCGATCGGCTTAGGCTTGGAGAATTTCGATGCAATTGGTCGATGGAGAGAGAAGGAAGACAACCAGCCAATCGACGCCAAGGGGGAGCTGACCGACGGCAGCACCTTTGAAACCCCTAGACAACTGGTTAGTATTTTGAATAAGAAGCAGGACCAAATCTTGCTTAACTTGGCCCAACGGATGATGACTTATTCGCTTGGCCGGGGATTGCAACGTGAAGATCGTTGTGCAATCGACCGCGTCATGGCGTATACTGAGACGAATAACCGCACAGTTCGGTCCCTTGTTGAGGCGATCGTGTTGAGCGGATCCTTCCAACAAACCCCCACCTTAAATCCCTCTCCCAACTTAGGAGCTTCTTCGGATGTCCAATAA
- a CDS encoding DUF1552 domain-containing protein: MSNNEFSVRLDRSGKCTSISRRTLLRAMGVSMALPSLGLMRPSNVVASEAAKAPVRLAWIFFPNGTNADRWLPKGAGKDWELSPSLAPLAGNRGDFNVLKGLAQVNAQSLGDGPGDHARSAAAFLTGAHPFKTDGSKIKVGRSVDQIAADVYGRATRLASIELGTEEGRDAGGCDSGYSCAYSNNISWRGESLPTGKEISPQKAFQRLFGNAANQESMSDRQQKMQRSILDFVSDQRQQLERISGAEDHRKLDEYFTSIREIEQRMTRFTIPVQLPDGTLEPKSKPENITEHIRLMYDMMVLAFQTDTTRLASFMLANEGSNRTFPMIEVKDGHHSLSHHENNESKIGDIAKIDTYYSEQFSYFLNKMRETKEADGSSLLDNSFIVYGGCISDGNRHDHHNLPVLLAGRGGRGIETGRLIDFPEYTPMNNLYSTMLEHIGMNDIVFGDGNGKIVLS, encoded by the coding sequence ATGTCCAATAACGAATTCTCTGTCCGTTTAGATCGATCCGGGAAATGCACTTCCATCAGTCGCCGCACTTTGTTGCGCGCGATGGGGGTCAGCATGGCGTTGCCCTCTTTGGGATTGATGCGACCCTCTAACGTGGTTGCCAGCGAAGCTGCGAAGGCCCCGGTGCGATTGGCGTGGATCTTTTTCCCCAACGGGACCAATGCAGATCGATGGCTGCCGAAAGGGGCAGGTAAGGATTGGGAACTTTCCCCGAGCTTGGCTCCTCTGGCCGGCAACCGCGGTGACTTCAACGTCCTCAAGGGGCTTGCTCAAGTCAACGCGCAATCTCTCGGAGACGGACCGGGCGATCACGCTCGCAGCGCTGCAGCTTTCTTGACCGGAGCGCATCCGTTCAAGACCGACGGATCGAAGATCAAGGTAGGACGTTCGGTCGACCAAATCGCAGCCGACGTCTATGGTCGAGCCACGCGATTGGCTTCCATCGAACTCGGCACGGAAGAGGGACGCGATGCTGGCGGTTGTGATTCCGGCTATTCCTGTGCTTACTCGAACAACATTTCGTGGCGAGGCGAGTCGCTCCCAACCGGTAAAGAGATCAGCCCTCAAAAGGCCTTTCAACGTCTCTTTGGTAACGCCGCCAATCAAGAATCCATGAGCGATCGTCAACAAAAGATGCAACGCAGCATCTTGGACTTCGTCTCCGATCAACGCCAACAGTTGGAACGCATCTCGGGCGCTGAGGATCATCGCAAGCTGGATGAGTACTTCACCAGCATCCGCGAGATCGAACAACGCATGACGCGTTTCACCATTCCCGTTCAGCTCCCCGACGGAACCTTGGAGCCCAAGTCGAAACCAGAGAACATCACCGAGCACATTCGATTGATGTACGACATGATGGTCTTGGCCTTCCAAACCGATACCACTCGCTTGGCCAGCTTCATGCTCGCAAACGAAGGTAGCAATCGAACGTTTCCTATGATCGAGGTGAAGGACGGGCACCACTCCCTCTCCCACCACGAGAACAACGAATCGAAGATTGGGGATATCGCCAAAATCGATACCTATTACTCCGAGCAGTTCTCCTATTTCCTCAACAAGATGCGAGAGACCAAGGAAGCCGACGGTTCGTCACTCCTGGATAACTCCTTCATTGTCTACGGCGGATGCATCTCGGACGGAAACCGTCACGATCACCACAATCTCCCCGTGCTGCTAGCCGGTCGCGGAGGTCGCGGTATCGAAACAGGACGATTGATCGATTTCCCCGAGTACACCCCGATGAACAATCTTTACTCGACGATGTTGGAGCATATTGGAATGAACGACATCGTGTTCGGGGATGGGAATGGAAAGATCGTTTTAAGCTAG
- a CDS encoding M28 family peptidase: MRICFLLLIGFALAFDASATSSAQEKESPKRDLPAGAETIRESKVAGTISFLASDELAGRGTGSPEFDVAAAYVASRFRSAGLQGAGDDGTFFHLTKQTLKQLPGEATLRSGAGESMPILGILGASDEKAMYRGPLQAVELANVSELKDLPPFVTGEFEPTGKGARAMAQLSRLAQSLESAGAKGLILRTDGASEWTTLAKELQGKARMEARVPIRIPILLIDQQTKVPDQIDMVVPPARLVEQAMRNVIAVIPGSDPTLSKEAVLFSAHLDHLGEGAPNVSGDDQQDVIYNGADDDASGVTAVLTLADAFAAMPAPPKRSLLFMTFWGEESGLLGSKAYVDRPTWPLGSIIANVNIEMIGRPEDGARGKIWVTGWNESDLGPLMRESANRWGVEIFEHPKFSAMLYRSSDNWSFAQRGVIAHSFSAGSLHADYHQVDDEWDRLEIPHMTRVIQGLFVGSLPLVDGSLTPKTAKP, encoded by the coding sequence ATGCGCATTTGTTTTTTGTTGTTGATTGGTTTTGCATTGGCTTTTGACGCGAGCGCAACAAGTTCTGCCCAAGAGAAAGAGTCCCCGAAACGGGACCTCCCGGCCGGTGCCGAGACGATTCGCGAATCGAAAGTGGCGGGAACTATTTCCTTTTTAGCCAGCGATGAATTAGCTGGTCGCGGCACAGGTTCTCCCGAATTCGACGTCGCAGCAGCCTACGTTGCATCCCGGTTCCGATCCGCAGGCCTTCAGGGTGCTGGGGACGATGGAACGTTCTTTCATTTGACCAAACAGACGCTGAAGCAACTCCCCGGTGAAGCAACCCTTCGATCGGGAGCAGGGGAGTCGATGCCAATCCTGGGAATCTTGGGTGCGTCGGACGAGAAAGCCATGTACCGCGGCCCGCTTCAAGCCGTGGAGCTTGCCAACGTGAGCGAACTCAAGGATTTGCCACCATTCGTCACGGGGGAATTTGAGCCTACCGGCAAAGGGGCACGCGCGATGGCCCAATTGAGTCGACTCGCACAGTCGTTGGAGTCTGCAGGCGCAAAGGGATTGATTCTTCGGACCGACGGAGCGAGCGAATGGACAACGCTGGCCAAAGAGCTGCAAGGCAAAGCTCGCATGGAAGCGAGGGTTCCGATTCGCATCCCCATTTTGCTGATCGATCAACAAACGAAGGTCCCTGATCAGATCGATATGGTGGTGCCACCGGCTCGCCTAGTGGAGCAAGCGATGCGAAACGTGATCGCCGTGATCCCCGGCAGCGATCCGACTCTTTCCAAGGAGGCGGTACTCTTTTCGGCGCACCTGGACCATCTCGGCGAGGGGGCCCCGAATGTTTCGGGCGATGACCAGCAAGACGTCATCTATAACGGTGCCGACGACGACGCCTCGGGAGTGACCGCCGTCCTCACCTTGGCAGATGCATTCGCTGCGATGCCGGCGCCACCCAAACGATCATTGCTTTTCATGACTTTCTGGGGAGAGGAGTCCGGGTTGCTCGGTTCCAAGGCTTATGTGGATCGTCCCACATGGCCACTCGGGTCGATCATTGCCAACGTCAATATCGAGATGATCGGCCGTCCCGAAGATGGGGCCCGAGGCAAGATTTGGGTAACAGGTTGGAACGAATCCGACCTGGGCCCTCTAATGCGTGAATCGGCAAACCGATGGGGTGTCGAGATTTTTGAACACCCCAAGTTCAGTGCCATGCTTTATCGTTCCAGCGACAACTGGTCCTTTGCTCAGCGAGGGGTCATTGCTCACAGTTTTTCTGCTGGCTCGCTGCATGCGGACTATCACCAGGTTGACGACGAGTGGGATAGGCTCGAGATTCCCCACATGACACGCGTTATCCAAGGCTTGTTCGTCGGCTCCCTCCCTTTGGTCGACGGATCTCTCACTCCGAAAACTGCCAAGCCGTAG
- a CDS encoding DUF6797 domain-containing protein: protein MVIRVALLTSLFLWLVASSVSGETVRKAQSLEALLKSAPKPWLIDEILTRGDARRGAILFHTSAAACVRCHAIDKGQAPVGPRLSEIRSQDSRLVSDRSYLLTALLEPSRDIRPEFRVNTIRTDEDSIFSGLVVKETADSVQLRASNDLNQLHSIPKSQIESRVESKASLMPDGLIGTLRDQGEFYDLAAYVFAVAEGGPDTEQELMPLPDQIAVQEDWLDLNHKGILTKLAKKDFEAGQAIYQGYCIDCHGKDGNTPNLPTARAFGKQPLKFGNDPYRMFLTLTKGNGLMGSMRHLTPYQRYQVIHYIREAFMKPSNPDYTPLDATYLDSLPTGSELGDEIPVISRDYGAALGSQFQRNHPSALTTSTGSWTLSYDLHSMDIAGVWRNAFLDLSETQHQKGRGEGVAEPGASPVETMMGWKWGHNGTLDYDRNHLPPRGPMPREWLVYRGYYRHGREIMLSYEIDRRPVLEKLISVKEDSNRTLDGNALRRRMRIAPGRELVLSVAKWSGATTGSSPVEKRTIHRDGRVYSMAQVRHRSDPSNPERDAESPWVTVVVDSDSVRLDIDREGRVVWTIPESESPLECEILLSPTQPAGLDPAQVGKAETVSNSDALGDRLARILTGWKDSDFEDWKQGSALWPERLQTVGWLGLEQEGYALDTISIPKSNPWNAWLRTAAIDFFSDGRMVVSTYGGDVWLVSGIDATLKQIEWKRFASGLYEPLGIKIVNEVPYVTCKDRVVRLHDTNGDDEADFYENFFDDPDVSTHFHAFNFDLQIDREGWLVYAKGGHGADYSIPGAILRISPDGTRKEEFATGFRVPNGMGVLPDGRLTCSDNQGQWMPASKINLLRRGGYYGWVPTYGQKGKWSTDGGKIDLSQVVPPEDFDRPLVWIPHEFDNSSGGQLWAGDSRWGPLSGHLLHTSFGKGWMYYVLTQQVGDRTQGAIIKLPFDFQTGIMRARTHPRDGQVYAVGLQGWNGSGRIGLRDEGIQRLRYTGRDWKMVSDAKVKRGEIVLQCNFPIAADSILREGAVTVEAWNYRWSSAYGSDQYSPTTGKPGVDSLALKRIALDKEGTVLRIEAPQLRPVDQLHVTLRVKAQDGTSFEEEVYWTIHAIPEELPKD, encoded by the coding sequence ATGGTAATCCGAGTCGCCTTATTGACGTCCTTATTTTTATGGTTGGTCGCGAGCTCGGTCTCTGGCGAGACGGTTCGCAAGGCACAGTCGCTGGAAGCATTGCTAAAAAGTGCACCGAAGCCATGGTTGATCGACGAGATTCTTACGAGAGGGGATGCGAGGCGAGGCGCCATCCTCTTCCATACCTCCGCGGCTGCTTGCGTCCGCTGTCATGCGATTGACAAAGGACAAGCTCCCGTTGGGCCAAGACTTTCGGAGATTCGAAGCCAAGACTCGCGTCTCGTTTCCGATCGCTCCTACTTGCTCACAGCCCTGCTTGAACCCTCTCGCGATATTCGCCCCGAATTTCGAGTCAACACGATTCGAACAGACGAGGATTCGATCTTCTCTGGGCTCGTTGTCAAAGAGACTGCCGACTCCGTTCAACTCCGCGCTTCCAACGATCTGAATCAACTGCATTCGATCCCTAAATCGCAAATCGAATCCCGTGTCGAGTCGAAGGCTTCCTTGATGCCTGATGGATTGATCGGGACGTTGCGCGATCAAGGAGAGTTCTACGATCTCGCCGCCTACGTTTTCGCAGTAGCCGAAGGTGGTCCCGATACGGAGCAGGAACTCATGCCGCTTCCTGATCAAATTGCCGTACAAGAAGATTGGCTCGATCTCAACCACAAGGGGATCCTCACGAAGCTCGCGAAGAAAGACTTTGAGGCGGGGCAAGCGATCTACCAGGGCTACTGCATCGACTGCCACGGGAAGGACGGAAACACACCAAATCTCCCTACCGCCCGCGCGTTTGGAAAGCAGCCACTGAAGTTCGGTAATGATCCCTACCGCATGTTTTTGACACTTACCAAGGGGAACGGATTGATGGGGAGCATGCGTCATTTGACTCCCTACCAGAGATACCAAGTCATTCATTACATTCGCGAAGCCTTCATGAAGCCTTCGAATCCGGACTACACACCCCTGGACGCGACTTACTTGGATTCGTTACCGACCGGCTCCGAGTTGGGAGATGAGATTCCCGTGATCTCGCGCGACTACGGTGCCGCCCTTGGTTCACAATTTCAGCGGAATCATCCTAGCGCGCTGACCACTTCGACAGGTTCGTGGACCCTATCCTACGATTTACACTCGATGGACATTGCTGGCGTGTGGCGAAATGCCTTTCTCGATCTTTCCGAGACTCAGCATCAGAAAGGCCGAGGGGAAGGAGTCGCAGAACCGGGGGCGTCACCTGTGGAAACGATGATGGGCTGGAAATGGGGACACAACGGGACTCTGGATTACGACCGAAACCATTTGCCTCCACGCGGACCGATGCCCCGAGAATGGCTCGTCTATCGAGGCTACTATCGCCACGGTCGAGAGATCATGTTGAGCTACGAAATCGACCGGCGTCCGGTCTTAGAGAAGTTGATTTCGGTGAAAGAGGATTCCAATAGGACGCTCGATGGGAACGCTCTTCGAAGACGCATGCGCATTGCACCAGGCAGGGAGCTTGTTCTATCCGTGGCCAAATGGTCGGGTGCAACGACTGGTTCATCACCTGTCGAGAAAAGAACGATCCATCGCGATGGTCGTGTCTACTCGATGGCTCAAGTAAGACATCGCAGTGATCCATCAAATCCAGAACGCGATGCGGAATCGCCTTGGGTTACCGTGGTGGTCGACTCCGATTCGGTTCGACTGGACATCGACCGGGAGGGACGTGTGGTATGGACCATTCCGGAGTCGGAGAGTCCGTTGGAGTGCGAGATTCTTTTGAGCCCGACCCAACCGGCCGGTCTGGATCCTGCGCAAGTCGGCAAGGCAGAGACGGTTTCGAATTCCGACGCATTGGGTGATCGGCTCGCCCGAATCTTGACGGGATGGAAGGATTCCGATTTCGAAGATTGGAAACAGGGGAGTGCTTTGTGGCCAGAACGCCTCCAGACGGTCGGATGGCTGGGACTGGAGCAAGAGGGTTATGCACTCGATACGATATCCATCCCGAAATCGAATCCTTGGAATGCATGGTTGCGAACAGCAGCGATCGACTTTTTTTCCGATGGCCGCATGGTGGTGTCGACGTATGGTGGAGATGTCTGGTTGGTGTCAGGTATCGATGCGACGCTCAAACAGATTGAGTGGAAGCGATTCGCATCAGGTCTTTATGAACCTCTTGGGATCAAGATTGTCAACGAAGTTCCTTATGTGACCTGCAAGGATCGGGTGGTCCGGCTGCACGACACCAACGGAGATGACGAAGCAGATTTCTACGAGAACTTCTTTGATGACCCCGACGTTTCGACCCATTTCCACGCCTTTAATTTCGATTTGCAGATCGATCGTGAGGGTTGGCTGGTGTATGCGAAAGGGGGACACGGTGCCGACTACTCCATTCCTGGCGCAATCCTTCGCATTTCGCCCGATGGTACACGGAAAGAGGAGTTCGCTACCGGATTCAGAGTTCCCAACGGGATGGGGGTCTTACCCGATGGCCGGCTGACTTGTAGCGACAATCAAGGCCAGTGGATGCCAGCTTCCAAAATCAATCTCTTGCGACGGGGCGGTTACTACGGCTGGGTCCCAACGTACGGGCAGAAGGGGAAATGGTCGACGGATGGAGGAAAGATCGATTTGTCCCAAGTCGTCCCTCCCGAGGATTTCGATCGTCCCTTGGTATGGATTCCCCATGAGTTCGACAACTCGTCTGGCGGACAACTTTGGGCCGGAGACTCCCGATGGGGGCCTCTGTCGGGTCATTTGCTCCATACAAGCTTCGGGAAAGGTTGGATGTATTACGTCCTGACCCAGCAGGTGGGGGATAGGACGCAAGGGGCGATTATCAAACTCCCCTTCGATTTCCAGACTGGAATTATGCGGGCTCGCACCCATCCGCGGGATGGACAGGTCTACGCAGTCGGCCTGCAGGGTTGGAATGGGAGCGGGCGAATCGGATTGCGAGACGAAGGGATCCAACGGCTCCGCTATACGGGTCGCGATTGGAAAATGGTTTCAGACGCCAAGGTCAAGCGAGGGGAGATCGTCCTCCAATGCAATTTCCCGATCGCCGCCGATTCGATCCTGAGGGAGGGAGCGGTGACCGTTGAGGCTTGGAATTACAGATGGAGTTCCGCCTACGGCTCCGATCAGTATTCCCCGACAACCGGAAAGCCGGGTGTGGATTCACTCGCCTTGAAGCGGATTGCCTTGGACAAGGAAGGAACTGTTTTGCGGATCGAGGCCCCCCAATTACGCCCTGTCGACCAGCTTCATGTGACGCTGCGAGTGAAAGCTCAGGATGGGACGTCGTTTGAGGAGGAGGTGTATTGGACGATTCATGCTATTCCGGAAGAACTTCCAAAAGATTGA
- a CDS encoding class I SAM-dependent methyltransferase, protein MYQDISIPDPSIVLDHLEAFRRSKTMFAAVDLGVFDALADQSIGSESLAAQLSCHEPSLRMLLESCVGLGLLQRTESGFRNTDVSRAYLCSDSPRRMTGYIQYSNHVMWKMWGHLEDAVREGTHRWKQTFGFDGPIFSHFFRTPEAMEEFLMGMHGFGMITSPRVVELFDLSPYRVLCDLGGATGHLAIAACERYPSMSAKVFDLPHALDLARRMTREAGLDARIEIVGGDFFVDPLPHADLYALGRIVHDWDEPKIRVLLQKIYEALPVGGALLIGEKVLWENRSGPRWAQMQSLNMLVCTEGKERSGAEYAQLLRDVGFSKIAVARTQVPLDAVLAVKG, encoded by the coding sequence ATGTACCAAGACATTTCCATTCCAGACCCATCGATTGTGCTTGATCATCTAGAAGCCTTTCGCAGGTCGAAGACCATGTTCGCCGCCGTCGATCTCGGCGTCTTCGACGCCTTGGCGGATCAATCCATCGGCAGCGAATCGCTTGCAGCTCAGTTAAGTTGTCATGAACCCTCCTTAAGGATGCTTTTGGAGAGTTGCGTAGGATTGGGCTTGCTCCAGCGAACGGAAAGTGGATTTCGGAACACCGACGTATCGCGAGCGTATTTATGTTCGGACAGCCCACGGCGAATGACGGGATACATTCAATACTCCAATCACGTGATGTGGAAAATGTGGGGGCATCTCGAAGATGCCGTTCGCGAGGGGACACACCGTTGGAAACAAACATTCGGATTCGATGGCCCCATCTTCTCTCATTTCTTCCGAACGCCGGAAGCGATGGAAGAGTTCTTGATGGGAATGCATGGATTCGGAATGATCACTTCGCCCAGGGTGGTCGAGCTATTTGACTTGAGTCCGTATCGAGTCCTTTGCGACTTGGGCGGGGCGACGGGGCATTTAGCCATCGCTGCATGCGAGCGTTATCCTTCGATGTCCGCAAAAGTCTTTGATCTCCCGCACGCATTGGATCTCGCGCGGCGGATGACACGGGAGGCGGGATTGGACGCACGGATCGAAATCGTCGGAGGCGACTTCTTTGTGGACCCTTTACCCCACGCCGACTTGTACGCATTGGGGCGAATCGTTCACGACTGGGATGAGCCGAAGATCCGCGTCTTGCTCCAAAAAATCTACGAGGCCCTTCCGGTAGGGGGCGCACTTCTGATCGGCGAGAAGGTGCTTTGGGAGAATCGCTCCGGGCCTCGGTGGGCTCAAATGCAGAGCCTCAACATGCTGGTGTGCACGGAGGGAAAGGAACGATCCGGCGCGGAATACGCTCAACTTCTCCGCGACGTAGGGTTTTCGAAGATTGCCGTTGCGAGAACCCAAGTCCCCTTGGACGCCGTTCTCGCGGTCAAAGGATAA